A window of Solanum stenotomum isolate F172 chromosome 3, ASM1918654v1, whole genome shotgun sequence contains these coding sequences:
- the LOC125858773 gene encoding serine/threonine-protein phosphatase 7 long form homolog encodes MTEDQFIWEPYSDDLIENLPDYCRIGRDIWRVRAPIFCWDVVEVHLLDRVMRQFGLKQTIPTPFLFDATHFHHDRKGRPNTNWKLEHAQRLPFWYQRLQYICDAPFNREPLRYDDPYLIWFRRITRLVIGNPTQRPQQQERYVPNSTAYETMNRKCLLEKELIFVYVRHIHSMVDRARALGDQPSMENLYIFRAMVRNEGEKCLTYVHEADRINVQADYRRDEVHDDHLHSPVRRRGKGGVADRMAHVVEKGFHSEFTGLDVIGFSINVIDFILNLQDWM; translated from the exons ATGACAGAGGATCAG TTTATTTGGGAACCATATTCGGATGACTTAATTGAGAATCTTCCTGACTATTGTCGAATTGGACGAGACATATGGCGTGTTAGAGCTCCAATTTTTTGTTGGGATGTCGTCGAGGTTCACTTGCTTGATCGAGTTATGAGACAATTTGGATTGAAACAAACGATACCAACTCCATTTCTATTTGACGCCACACATTTTCACCATGATCGTAAGGGCAGACCAAATACAAATTGGAAGTTGGAGCATGCACAACGGTTGCCTTTTTGGTACCAACGACTTCAATATATTTGTGATGCACCGTTCAATCGTGAACCACTTCGATATGATGACCCTTACCTTATTTGGTTCAGACGCATTACTCGTCTTGTTATCGGTAATCCTACTCAGCGTCCTCAACAACAAGAACGTTATGTACCAAATTCAACGGCATATGAAACAATG AATCGAAAATGCttgttagaaaaagaattgatctTTGTGTATGTGCGTCATATTCATTCCATGGTTGATAGAGCGAGAGCACTTGGTGATCAGCCATCAATGGAGAATTTATACATATTTCGTGCAATGGTCCGgaatgaaggagaaaaatgCTTGACATATGTGCACGAGGCTGATAGGATTAATGTACAAGCCGATTATAGAAGAGATGAGGTACATGATGATCATTTACATTCCCCTGTTCGTAGGCGAGGAAAAGGTGGTGTTGCTGATAGGATGGCTCATGTTGTTGAGAAAG GATTTCATTCTGAATTTACAGGATTAGATGTGATTGGATTCTCAATAAACGTTATT GATTTCATTCTGAATTTACAGGATTGGATGTGA
- the LOC125860626 gene encoding PLAT domain-containing protein 3-like, which yields MECATTTVRKPIKEKMRSLHLLIAVAFTFFLSAHIAAAGSSEECVYTLYVRTGSIIKGGTDSKISVTLGDASGKSVWIPDLEKWGLMGPNYDYYERGNVDIFTGRGKCLSTPICRLNVTSDGSGDHHGWFLDYVETTFTGPHMQCNQTIFYVEQWLASDAPPYELSVSLDGCKKKSRHHARRFVVGNKPIRSASE from the exons ATGGAGTGTGCTACCACCACTGTGAGGAAGCCAATCAAAGAGAAAATGAGGAGTCTCCACTTGCTCATTGCTGTTGCTTTCACTTTCTTCCTTTCAGCTCATATTGCTGCGGCTGGTTCATCT GAAGAGTGTGTGTATACTCTGTATGTTCGAACTGGTTCAATCATAAAGGGTGGAACTGACTCCAAAATCAGCGTTACACTTGGCGATGCTTCTGGAAAATCAGTATGGATTCCAGATCTTGAAAAGTGGGGTTTAATGGGTCCAAATTATGATTACTACGAAAGGGGTAATGTGGATATCTTCACTGGTAGAGGCAAATGTCTTAGCACACCAATTTGCAGACTTAATGTTACTTCTGATGGATCTGGTGACCACCATGGATGGTTCTTGGATTATGTTGAGACAACTTTCACTGGTCCTCACATGCAGTGTAATCAAACCATATTCTATGTGGAACAATGGTTGGCTTCTGATGCACCTCCTTATGAGCTGTCTGTTTCTCTTGATGGCTGTAAAAAGAAGAGTCGGCATCATGCTAGGCGTTTTGTTGTCGGTAATAAGCCCATTAGGTCTGCTTCAGAATAG
- the LOC125859942 gene encoding protein DYAD-like, with product MTMETYYRKRSRKIIQANIEMDYQKGQKQSSVVGADTTVPALARHENQPLLPTSENHSTLKRHDDDESLGAKMNIEIGSIYEIDHIFLPPRTPVQLKSIRVAMVSETTALNVAVRFPSLESLQTYFSNSTREMYPAFDEKFVMGTALANKVLLRQVPSLEFAEKKHLHSFWLMNSTNLGVLPKSGACFSQLKVNGMVTWGIRRQVKFLGRHEESNNTKSSSSFVQGDEIPKVEVPAKSEEDDEEEDEEEEDEVVAESLKQEDDEETEEEAVTEKTNRNLKRKRYSLRATTEKQAKKTRIEIQRQKKNKCRQLTVYKDPKDRWSTERYKSAEKNLMEVMKAKGATASNPILRPELRAEARKSIGDTGLLDHLLKHMAGKIAPGGTERFRRRHNAEGAMEYWLESSDLVNIRKEAGVNDPYWIPPPGWELGDSPTQHPVCAQEFRHLKNEIFVLKRDWEDMVISKKQLEVEVGKLKRKIEELELKKKQQETKAIETSRKAIPSMEKCKKQLMIANSDFMAKMEEKFLNLVSKLEEKDKAITTLMMSAEQFAEVKRKEVEQGSEKQGLQAVDVAMERSNDQSKELTAINPRKAKNTPPAAEGKAAKIQRLKSGFRLCKPQGSFLWPNMVRKSSGCNMSPQVVVQVEDLHMVQTPPSVSSSTAIAPPSLLPYTNNFHNNNPASPVKPVPERRAVTVTVSTISSETCYEAGDNMMNYSTGNKKTTLINLNDVPHNIGKGFRQAPTSRQTITTTTTVTPHTFSSPVKGVKMSKARQASGDDRASQVSISRKEYGHQQASKCCSSSATSLPQGAASWLVLATPRNTASDESII from the exons ATGACAATGGAAACTTACTACAGAAAAAGATCCAGAAAAATCATTCAAGCTAATATC GAAATGGATTACCAGAAAGGGCAAAAGCAAAGCAGTGTCGTTGGTGCAGACACTACAGTACCAGCTTTGGCCAGACATGAAAACCAACCACTTCTGCCCACATCAGAAAATCACTCTACCCTAAAACGCCACg ACGATGATGAAAGTCTGGGTGCCAAGATGAACATTGAGATAGGTTCTATTTACGAGATTGATCATATCTTTTTGCCTCCAAGAACTCCAGTTCAACTCAAGTCCATCCGAGTAGCTATG GTGAGCGAGACAACTGCATTGAATGTGGCAGTCAGGTTCCCGAGCTTGGAGTCACTACAGACATATTTCAGCAATAGCACCCGGGAGATGTATCCAGCTTTTGACGAGAAGTTTGTCATGGGAACAGCTCTGGCTAATAAAGTGCTTCTTCGTCAAGTTCCTTCTCTTGAGTTTGCGGAGAAGAAGCATCTTCATAGCTTCTGGTTGATGAACTCGACTAATTTGGGTGTTCTCCCAAAGAGTGGAGCCTGCTTCTCTCAGCTCAAGGTCAATGGAATGGTTACATGGGGGATACGTCGCCAAGTCAAGTTTCTGGGGAGACATGAAGAAAGCAACAACACCAAGTCTTCTTCCAGTTTCGTTCAAGGAGATGAAATTCCAAAGGTGGAAGTACCTGCAAAATCtgaagaagatgatgaggaGGAGGATGAAGAGGAAGAGGATGAAGTCGTCGCTGAATCATTAAAGCaggaagatgatgaagaaacaGAGGAGGAAGCTGTAACAGAGAAGACTAACAGGAACCTGAAGAGAAAAAGATACAGCTTAAGAGCAACTACAGAGAAACAGGCAAAGAAAACAAGGATTGAGATTCAAAGGCAGAAGAAAAACAAATGCAGGCAGTTGACAGTATACAAAGACCCCAAAGACCGTTGGTCAACAGAGAG GTACAAGTCAGCGGAGAAGAACTTAATGGAGGTGATGAAGGCAAAGGGTGCAACAGCTTCTAATCCAATTCTGCGGCCAGAGTTGAGAGCAGAGGCACGGAAGAGCATTGGAGATACCGGCCTGTTGGATCATCTGCTCAAGCACATGGCCGGTAAGATAGCACCTGGAGGAACTGAACGTTTTCGCCGCCGCCACAATGCTGAGGGTGCAATGGAGTATTGGTTGGAGAGTTCTGACCTAGTTAACATCAGGAAGGAGGCCGGTGTTAATGATCCTTATTGGATTCCCCCACCTGGTTGGGAGCTTGGAGACTCCCCCACTCAACACCCTGTCTGTGCCCAGGAATTTAGGCACCtgaaaaatgagatttttgTACTCAAAAG AGACTGGGAGGATATGGTGATTTCCAAGAAACAGTTGGAAGTAGAAGTTGGAAAGCTGAAAAG AAAGATTGAGGAGCTTgagttgaagaagaagcaaCAAGAAACCAAAGCTATTGAGACTTCAAGGAAAGCTATTCCATCAATG GAAAAGTGCAAGAAACAATTGATGATAGCCAATTCAGATTTCATGGCAAAAATGGAG GAAAAGTTTCTGAACCTGGTGTCTAAACTGGAAGAAAAAGATAAGGCGATCACGACATTAATGATGTCGGCTGAACAATTTGCTGAAGTTAAGAGAAAGGAAGTGGAACAAGGAAGTGAGAAACAGGGACTGCAAGCAGTAGATGTAGCAATGGAGAGATCAAATGATCAGAGCAAGGAGCTAACAGCAATTAACCCCAGAAAAGCAAAAAATACTCCCCCAGCAGCTGAGGGAAAAGCTGCCAAGATACAAAGGCTTAAGAGTGGCTTCAGACTGTGCAAACCCCAGGGTAGTTTCCTTTGGCCAAACATGGTCCGCAAGAGTAGTGGTTGTAACATGTCCCCTCAGGTTGTGGTCCAGGTTGAAGATCTTCATATGGTCCAAACACCACCCTCAGTCTCTTCTTCTACTGCCATAGCTCCTCCTTCATTGCTGCCTTACactaataattttcataacAACAACCCAGCTTCCCCTGTCAAGCCTGTCCCTGAAAGACGAGCAGTCACTGTTACTGTCTCCACCATATCTAGTGAAACTTGCTATGAAGCTGGGGATAACATGATGAACTACTCAACTGGAAACAAGAAAACTACTCTCATCAACTTAAATGATGTCCCTCATAACATTGGTAAGGGATTTCGCCAAGCCCCAACATCAAGACAAACTATAACCACGACAACCACTGTCACACCTCAT ACATTCTCCTCTCCGGTGAAGGGAGTCAAGATGAGTAAAGCACGGCAAGCTTCAGGGGATGACAGGGCTAGCCAGGTTAGCATCAGCAGGAAGGAGTACGGtcatcaacaagcaagcaaaTGCTGTTCTTCATCTGCCACATCCTTGCCCCAGGGAGCTGCTAGTTGGTTAGTTCTGGCTACTCCAAGAAACACTGCCTCAGATGAGTCCATCATTTAG
- the LOC125860829 gene encoding putative leucine-rich repeat receptor-like protein kinase At2g19210, which produces MGTAATPLNSTTWTLSWGPADPNIDYHTYLYFAEIVSLLPNQTRKFDVIINGETTSWEELEPEYLTTFVMDDKRMASNFNYTLRQTNNSRLPPLINALEVYAAKRFFKVHTDENDVDAIMDIKKTYDVKKNWQGDPCLPKDYTWEGLRCNYSSSSSTRIIGLDLSSSELSGDIPSSLSNLTALQYLDLSDNDLTGPIPSSLAGFAFLRFLNLTGNKFWGSVPLGLAEKANNETLLLSLYWSNTPTFNSMDGFVPLIKNHCQSAQCTKKKLSIPIVASVAVLLMLLIVVITICYFTKRKGDKRVDSFDSRSQRFSYTKIVSMTNNFEKILGRGGFGLVYHGYLDNKEVAVKMLAETGYKEFQIEAELLGRVHHRNLISLVGYCYEGAYMALVYEYMENGTVKEHLNGTKSLTWIERLQVALNGAEGLDYLHNGCTPPIVHRDVKSTNILLDDNFHAKLADFGISRAFSVDESSFVSTAVVGTIGYLDPEYAHLQKLHEKSDVYSFGVVLLELITGQPPVITSKNCHITQWVGNSLTTGEFADVIDPMLDGTYDSELVEKYVRLAISCCSPSSANRPTMHYVSSRLEEYLEAATEATKGIMVYLEDSTTIPVLLDSKFSSKY; this is translated from the exons ATGGGGACGGCAGCAACGCCACTGAATTCTACTACCTGGACTCTCTCTTGGGGACCTGCAGATCCCAATATTGACTACCATACCTACTTGTATTTTGCTGAAATAGTGAGCCTTTTGCCTAATCAGACCAGAAAATTTGATGTTATCATTAATGGTGAAACGACCTCCTGGGAGGAATTGGAGCCAGAGTATTTGACCACTTTTGTGATGGACGACAAGCGAATGGCTAGCAATTTTAACTATACATTGCGTCAAACCAACAATTCGAGATTGCCGCCGCTTATTAACGCGCTTGAGGTTTATGCTGCCAAACGGTTCTTCAAGGTTCATACTGATGAAAATGATG TTGATGCAATAATGGACATTAAGAAAACTTATGATGTGAAGAAAAACTGGCAAGGAGATCCATGCTTGCCAAAAGATTACACATGGGAAGGTCTTCGCTGCAATTACAGTTCCAGCAGTTCCACACGAATTATTGGCTT GGACTTGTCCTCCAGTGAATTAAGTGGGGATATTCCATCTTCTCTATCAAATCTAACTGCTTTACAGTACTT GGATCTATCGGACAATGATTTAACAGGTCCAATACCAAGTTCTCTTGCTGGATTTGCGTTCTTGAGATTCTT AAACTTAACTGGAAACAAGTTCTGGGGTTCAGTTCCTCTTGGACTTGCTGAAAAGGCGAATAATGAAACCTTGTTGCTCAG CCTATACTGGAGTAACACACCTACTTTCAACAGCATGGATGGATTCGTACCCCTCATTAAGAATCATTGTCAATCAGCTCAATGTACAAAAAAGAAGCTTTCTATTCCAATAGTTGCATCAGTAGCTGTACTGTTGATGCTCTTGATTGTGGTAATCACCATCTGTTACTTCACCAAACGCAAAG GGGATAAAAGGGTCGATTCTTTTGACTCAAGAAGCCAACGTTTTTCATACACTAAAATAGTGAGTATGACCAACAACTTTGAGAAGATTTTAGGCAGAGGTGGATTTGGATTAGTATACCATGGCTACTTGGACAACAAAGAAGTTGCTGTGAAGATGCTTGCTGAGACAGGATACAAGGAATTTCAGATTGAG GCTGAACTATTGGGAAGAGTTCATCACAGAAACTTGATTTCACTTGTTGGGTATTGTTATGAAGGTGCTTATATGGCGCTTGTGTACGAGTACATGGAAAATGGGACTGTAAAAGAGCATCTCAATG GTACAAAATCATTGACTTGGATAGAGAGACTTCAGGTGGCCCTGAATGGAGCAGAAG GTTTGGATTATCTGCATAATGGTTGCACGCCACCTATTGTCCACAGAGATGTTAAGAGTACCAACATCTTATTAGATGATAACTTCCATGCAAAACTTGCCGATTTTGGAATTTCTAGAGCTTTTTCTGTAGATGAGAGCTCTTTCGTGTCAACTGCAGTTGTTGGCACTATCGGTTATCTTGATCCAGA GTATGCTCATTTACAGAAATTGCATGAAAAGAGTGATGTTTATAGCTTCGGAGTAGTGCTTTTGGAACTCATCACAGGGCAGCCTCCTGTGATAACAAGCAAGAACTGTCACATAACTCAATGGGTTGGTAATTCTCTTACTACTGGGGAGTTTGCCGATGTTATTGACCCCATGCTAGATGGAACCTATGATAGTGAATTGGTGGAAAAATATGTAAGATTAGCAATCAGTTGTTGCTCACCCTCTTCTGCTAATAGGCCAACCATGCATTATGTGTCTAGCAGACTGGAGGAATATTTAGAAGCTGCAACAGAGGCTACTAAAGGCATAATGGTTTATTTAGAAGATTCAACCACAATCCCTGTGCTTCTTGATAGCAAGTTCTCaagcaaatattaa
- the LOC125860079 gene encoding expansin-B15-like: protein MGLFDISHLVIFSHLIIVLVCFICPSFGYKPKHFNLSTHATHWGTAGATWYGSPHGAGSDGGSCGYGSAVSQAPFSSFVTGIGPSLYKSGKECGACYQVKCTKKMHRSCSGKGVRVVITDFCPGGPCVAQSAHFDLSGTAFGSMAIPGQEQKLRDAGVLQIRYARVACDYSRKNIAFHVDQGSNSEYFAVVIEFEEGDGDLAKVELKEKRSSIINRAKNYKWRQMQQSWGAVWKLDAGSELHPPFSIRLTSQYSDQILIANNVIPTGWLPGATYRSLVNYRV, encoded by the exons ATGGGCTTATTCGACATATCgcatttagttattttttctcatctaataattgttttagtttgtttcaTTTGCCCAAGCTTTGGTTACAAACCTAAACACTTCAATTTGTCCACCCATGCTACTCACTGGGGGACGGCCGGCGCTACTTGGTATGGCAGCCCCCATGGTGCTGGTAGTGACG GAGGATCTTGTGGTTATGGGAGTGCAGTATCACAAGCACCTTTCTCTTCCTTTGTTACTGGAATCGGTCCATCCCTTTATAAATCTGGAAAAGAATGTGGAGCTTGTTACCAG GTGAAATGTACAAAGAAGATGCATCGATCGTGTTCAGGCAAGGGAGTAAGAGTGGTGATAACAGATTTTTGCCCAGGAGGACCTTGTGTGGCTCAATCAGCACATTTTGACTTAAGTGGAACTGCATTTGGTTCAATGGCTATACCTGGACAAGAACAAAAACTCAGAGATGCTGGTGTCTTGCAAATACGTTATGCTAG gGTGGCGTGTGATTATTCAAGGAAAAACATAGCGTTCCACGTTGATCAAGGTTCAAACTCGGAGTACTTTGCAGTTGTGATAGAATTTGAAGAAGGAGATGGTGATCTTGCTAAagttgaattgaaggaaaaaagaagCAGCATTATTAATAGAGCAAAGAATTATAAATGGAGGCAAATGCAGCAGTCTTGGGGTGCTGTTTGGAAACTGGATGCTGGCTCTGAGTTACACCCTCCCTTTTCTATTCGATTGACTTCACAATATTCTGACCAGATACTAATAGCCAACAATGTGATTCCTACTGGTTGGCTGCCTGGTGCTACGTATCGATCCCTCGTCAATTATAGAGTTTAA